A DNA window from Drosophila pseudoobscura strain MV-25-SWS-2005 chromosome 2, UCI_Dpse_MV25, whole genome shotgun sequence contains the following coding sequences:
- the LOC4802929 gene encoding protein SHQ1 homolog — protein sequence MLYGQITHSYKENTCTLVIPHPHAREKPSHSPTAAEAAAKGAPAEAEAAEAETGRGVVVALAQGGAGCAEALHVDRIRNCDIFVDSHDLYFYADVKLYKFHSRRTFDLRELKTLLIKFNPEDNHYQLCLRCLPPATAATTQDSSSGGGASSSIGDAPKPKTVRKEYIATFLRLPTLADALYQPEKESLVQEWKLKRITDQCQLQLEGNERIYKLTNHFGYGYASKYSGPPDISLVDKSTCRVLEPHRLSPIQRLQDRIVVEMKRFSRDQYKMNFVELQVPSGHQNPLRFKPKIFETSMTQEQAHLLHNLSREALQKQQKDEEPGDEDSPLERLRQKEIDCGLISIVLAICYDVRTTNNDPTCESAWTRSILCPLFCYYEQFDNYRDVLVAFLRRAITYPLFRNFELGRQCVRDAIEVLKGGRNWLINQLLLTHQQFASGEPSRESYNTYYLEDYIRYVTNANVCSDEHLRLLARNVKNVLMDVTKKHLNLGVTEIETELIQELMQEMRLTAGGESPLLQQGGGGDDEMDMDNDTSGQEDETTTDDDSVITDSFDSMDMDMRLIENEAVYAANDDNDNDDDDDDDDDEDDDEDEDGDEEGGADDDNEDSASSTTTSSEAEGNSVIEQCSNSETAASNSISTTSTK from the exons atGTTATATGGACAGATCACACACAGCTATAAGGAGAACACATGCACCCTTGTGATACCGCATCCCCATGCCAGGGAGAAGCCATCGCACTCgcccacagcagcagaagcagctgcaAAGGGAGCACCAGCAGAGgctgaagcagcagaagcagagactGGGCGCGGGGTCGTGGTTGCCTTGGCACAGGGGGGTGCGGGGTGTGCGGAAGCATTACATGTGGATCGCATAAGAAACTGCGATATATTTGTTGACTCGCATGATTTGTACTTTTATGCCGATGTCAAGCTGTACAA ATTCCACAGCCGACGCACATTCGATTTGCGAGAGCTGAAAACACTGCTGATAAAATTCAATCCAGAGGATAATCATTACCAGCTATGCCTacgctgcctgccgcctgccactgcGGCCACCACTCAAGATAGTTCATCAGGAGGTGGAGCCTCCTCTAGCATTGGCGATGCCCCGAAACCAAAGACCGTGCGCAAGGAGTACATTGCCACCTTTTTGCGGCTGCCTACACTGGCCGATGCCCTGTATCAGCCAGAGAAGGAGTCCCTTGTCCAGGAATGGAAACTCAAACGCATCACCGATCAGTGCCAACTGCAGCTCGAGGGAAACGAGCGCATATACAAGTTAACAAATCATTTCGGCTATGGCTATGCCAGCAAATACAGTGGACCCCCGGATATTAGCCTT GTGGATAAATCCACTTGTCGTGTGTTGGAGCCCCATCGCCTTAGCCCCATTCAGCGTCTGCAGGATCGTATTGTTGTCGAAATGAAACGCTTTTCACGCGACCAATACAAAATGAACTTTGTGGAGCTGCAGGTTCCGTCCGGGCATCAGAATCCCCTGCGCTTCAAGCCCAAAATCTTTGAAACTTCCATGACCCAAGAGCAGGCCCATCTGTTGCATAATCTCAGTCGAGAGGCGTTGCAGAAACAGCAGAAGGATGAGGAGCCCGGAGATGAAGATAGCCCCTTGGAGAGGCTCAGACAAAAAGAGATCGACTGCGGCCTCATCAGCATTGTGCTGGCCATTTGCTACGATGTGCGGACCACCAATAACGATCCCACCTGCGAATCGGCCTGGACGCGCAGCATACTGTGTCCTCTATTCTGCTACTACGAGCAGTTCGACAACTACAGGGATGTCCTGGTGGCCTTCCTTCGTCGTGCCATAACCTATCCACTGTTCCGCAACTTTGAGCTCGGGCGCCAGTGCGTTCGGGATGCCATCGAGGTGCTAAAAGGCGGTCGGAACTGGCTGATTAATCAGCTTTTGTTGACGCACCAGCAGTTTGCCAGCGGTGAGCCGAGCCGCGAGAGCTACAACACCTACTACCTGGAGGACTATATACGCTATGTGACCAATGCGAATGTCTGCAGCGATGAGCATCTGCGTCTGCTGGCCCGCAATGTGAAGAATGTGCTGATGGATGTGACCAAAAAGCATCTGAATCTGGGCGTCACCGAAATAGAGACTGAACTGATCCAGGAGCTGATGCAGGAGATGCGTCTGACTGCCGGCGGGGAGTCGCCGTTGCTGCAGCAAGGAGGGGGTGGCGATGATGAGATGGATATGGACAACGACACGTCCGGCCAGGAGGATGAGACAACGACTGATGATGACAGTGTCATAACCGATTCATTCGATAgtatggacatggacatgcgTTTGATTGAGAATGAGGCGGTCTATGCGGCGAACGACGACAACGataacgacgacgacgacgacgacgatgatgatgaagacGATGATGAGGACGAGGATGGTGATGAAGAAGGCGGTGCGGATGATGATAATGAGGATTCTGCCTCATCAACGACAACCAGCAGCGAGGCGGAGGGCAACAGCGTCATCGAGCAGTGCAGCAACAGCGAGACGGCTGCCAGCAATAGcatcagcaccaccagcaccaagTAG
- the lap gene encoding phosphatidylinositol-binding clathrin assembly protein LAP isoform X21 has translation MTMAGQTINDRLLAARHSLAGQGLAKSVCKATTEECIGPKKKHLDYLVHCTNEPNVSIPHLANLLIERSQNANWVVVYKSLITTHHLMAYGNERFMQYLASSNSTFNLSSFLDKGTVQADGGMGVPGGRMGYDMSPFIRRYAKYLNEKSLSYRAMAFDFCKVKRGKEEGSLRSMNADKLLKTLPVLQAQLDGLLEFDCQSNDLSNGVINMSFMLLFRDLIRLFACYNDGIINLLEKYFDMNKKLARDALDLYKKFLVRMDRVGEFLKVAENVGIDKGDIPDLTKAPSSLLDALEQHLATLEGRKVSAANTPTQSSSSHQRNVKSAVSALSSTSSAFGTAAASSKFDATNGIDEQLKAQVLAEEEAAMNQYKSKVSSPTSSGAAGSSAALTNPFLSSPPASSAGQPIVDLFGAASAQPAAAGAASHHHQAPQATTKASDDLLQLGNPFADMFEASASAGGGGSNAAGGATGDAGDGASPFDWGATDDDVGAK, from the exons ATGACCATGGCAGGGCAAACAATCAACGACAGGCTGCTAGCAGCCCGTCACAGCCTTGCGGGCCAAGGACTGGCCAAGTCCGTATGCAAGGCCACCACTGAGGAATGCATTGGGCCGAAGAAGAAGCATTTGGATT ATTTGGTGCACTGCACAAATGAGCCGAATGTATCGATACCTCATTTGGCCAATTTACTTATCGAGCGTTCACAGAACGCCAACTGGGTGGTGGTCTACAAGTCGCTGATAACCACACATCATCTGATGGCATATGGCAATGAG CGCTTCATGCAATATTTAGCATCAAGCAATTCTACATTCAATCTCAGCTCCTTTCTGGACAAAGGAACTGTGCAAG CAGATGGTGGCATGGGCGTTCCAGGTGGCAGAATGG GTTACGATATGTCCCCATTCATACGACGCTACGCCAAGTATTTGAATGAAAAGTCGCTCTCCTATCGAGCCATGGCCTTTGACTTTTGTAAAGTCAAACGAGG CAAAGAGGAGGGCTCATTGCGGAGCATGAATGCGGACAAACTCTTAAAGACTTTGCCAGTTTTGCAGGCACAATTGGATGGACTTTTAGAGTTTGATTGCCAGTCCAATGACTTGTCCAATG gCGTCATTAATATGAGTTTCATGCTCTTATTTCGCGATCTCATCCGTCTGTTTGCTTGCTATAACGATGGCATCATCAATTTACTGGAGAAATACTTTGATATGAATAAAAAGCTTGCACGCGATGCATTGGATCTCTATAAGAAGTTTTTGGTTCGCATGGATCGTGTGGGGGAATTTTTAAAGGTGGCAGAG AATGTGGGCATTGATAAGGGTGACATACCTGATTTGACCAAGGCCCCAAGCTCTCTTTTGGATGCCTTGGAGCAGCATTTGGCCACGCTGGAGGGTCGTAAAGTATCTGCCGCCAACACGCCCACGCAGTCTTCGAG TAGCCATCAACGCAATGTAAAATCCGCTGTATCTGCCCTTTCTTCTACCAGCTCTGCTTTCGGCACTGCGGCCGCTTCCAGTAAATTCGATGCCACCAATGGGATTGATGAGCAGCTTAAGGCACAGGTTCTGGCCGAAGAGGAGGCCGCCATGAATCAGTACAAA TCCAAGGTATCGTCGCCCACTAGTAGCGGTGCTGCTGGCTCAAGCGCTGCACTAACAAATCCATTCCTATCGTCACCGCCAGCCTCATCGGCTGGCCAGCCGATAGTTGATCTGTTTGGTGCCGCGTCGGCACagcccgctgctgctggagcagcgtcccaccaccaccaggcGCCACAGGCCACCACCAAGGCCTCTGACGATTTGTTGCAGTTGGGCAATCCCTTTGCCGATATGTTTgaagccagtgccagtgctggcggcggcggctctaACGCTGCAGGAGGTGCCACAG
- the lap gene encoding phosphatidylinositol-binding clathrin assembly protein LAP isoform X22, producing the protein MTMAGQTINDRLLAARHSLAGQGLAKSVCKATTEECIGPKKKHLDYLVHCTNEPNVSIPHLANLLIERSQNANWVVVYKSLITTHHLMAYGNERFMQYLASSNSTFNLSSFLDKGTVQDGGMGVPGGRMGYDMSPFIRRYAKYLNEKSLSYRAMAFDFCKVKRGKEEGSLRSMNADKLLKTLPVLQAQLDGLLEFDCQSNDLSNGVINMSFMLLFRDLIRLFACYNDGIINLLEKYFDMNKKLARDALDLYKKFLVRMDRVGEFLKVAENVGIDKGDIPDLTKAPSSLLDALEQHLATLEGRKVSAANTPTQSSSSAFGTAAASSKFDATNGIDEQLKAQVLAEEEAAMNQYKSKVSSPTSSGAAGSSAALTNPFLSSPPASSAGQPIVDLFGAASAQPAAAGAASHHHQAPQATTKASDDLLQLGNPFADMFEASASAGGGGSNAAGGATGDAGDGASPFDWGATDDDVGAK; encoded by the exons ATGACCATGGCAGGGCAAACAATCAACGACAGGCTGCTAGCAGCCCGTCACAGCCTTGCGGGCCAAGGACTGGCCAAGTCCGTATGCAAGGCCACCACTGAGGAATGCATTGGGCCGAAGAAGAAGCATTTGGATT ATTTGGTGCACTGCACAAATGAGCCGAATGTATCGATACCTCATTTGGCCAATTTACTTATCGAGCGTTCACAGAACGCCAACTGGGTGGTGGTCTACAAGTCGCTGATAACCACACATCATCTGATGGCATATGGCAATGAG CGCTTCATGCAATATTTAGCATCAAGCAATTCTACATTCAATCTCAGCTCCTTTCTGGACAAAGGAACTGTGCAAG ATGGTGGCATGGGCGTTCCAGGTGGCAGAATGG GTTACGATATGTCCCCATTCATACGACGCTACGCCAAGTATTTGAATGAAAAGTCGCTCTCCTATCGAGCCATGGCCTTTGACTTTTGTAAAGTCAAACGAGG CAAAGAGGAGGGCTCATTGCGGAGCATGAATGCGGACAAACTCTTAAAGACTTTGCCAGTTTTGCAGGCACAATTGGATGGACTTTTAGAGTTTGATTGCCAGTCCAATGACTTGTCCAATG gCGTCATTAATATGAGTTTCATGCTCTTATTTCGCGATCTCATCCGTCTGTTTGCTTGCTATAACGATGGCATCATCAATTTACTGGAGAAATACTTTGATATGAATAAAAAGCTTGCACGCGATGCATTGGATCTCTATAAGAAGTTTTTGGTTCGCATGGATCGTGTGGGGGAATTTTTAAAGGTGGCAGAG AATGTGGGCATTGATAAGGGTGACATACCTGATTTGACCAAGGCCCCAAGCTCTCTTTTGGATGCCTTGGAGCAGCATTTGGCCACGCTGGAGGGTCGTAAAGTATCTGCCGCCAACACGCCCACGCAGTCTTCGAG CTCTGCTTTCGGCACTGCGGCCGCTTCCAGTAAATTCGATGCCACCAATGGGATTGATGAGCAGCTTAAGGCACAGGTTCTGGCCGAAGAGGAGGCCGCCATGAATCAGTACAAA TCCAAGGTATCGTCGCCCACTAGTAGCGGTGCTGCTGGCTCAAGCGCTGCACTAACAAATCCATTCCTATCGTCACCGCCAGCCTCATCGGCTGGCCAGCCGATAGTTGATCTGTTTGGTGCCGCGTCGGCACagcccgctgctgctggagcagcgtcccaccaccaccaggcGCCACAGGCCACCACCAAGGCCTCTGACGATTTGTTGCAGTTGGGCAATCCCTTTGCCGATATGTTTgaagccagtgccagtgctggcggcggcggctctaACGCTGCAGGAGGTGCCACAG